The Thunnus thynnus chromosome 24, fThuThy2.1, whole genome shotgun sequence genome window below encodes:
- the nab1b gene encoding NGFI-A-binding protein 1b gives MAAVLPRTLGELQLYRILQRANLLYYYEAFIQQGGDDVQQLCEAGEEEFLEIMALVGMASKPLHVRRLQKALRDWVTNPAIFNQPLTSLPVCSIPVYKLPEGSPTLLSSQDRANTASVKMPKSVAAACSDPGKLDVARDKVSAGSPLQGSSEARFWSGHSNDSEHSLSPSDLGSPSSPRDALEALDAAAVQSVLECVDRMAPGLAKTDLAEVKEQLKNNKKLAKMIGHIFEMSDDDPRREEEIRKYSAIYGRFDSKRRDGKHLTLHELTVNEAAAQLCMRDMALLTRRDELFGLARQISREVTYKYTYRTSKSRCGDRDEPSPKRIKTEENFFDIQEALQAIHMRQEMLREQLACAKSKGEETIGRNLQMQLERLLARQMEILQDAAVQERLQALDWRIPPAALKYLNDAHNTNGAAGDSSRDNQDERPINLRVVSQNMQEGDLPLGKQLANELKRHHNHNNNNNNNNTDETKTPATENGTSQRASSNAEKKTIKSEPEDST, from the exons ATGGCGGCGGTGTTGCCGAGAACCCTGGGTGAGCTGCAGCTCTACCGGATCCTGCAGCGGGCAAACTTGCTCTACTACTACGAGGCCTTCATCCAGCAGGGCGGCGATGACGTGCAGCAGCTGTGCGAGGCCGGGGAGGAGGAATTCCTGGAGATCATGGCCCTCGTCGGCATGGCCAGCAAGCCGCTGCATGTGCGCCGCCTACAGAAGGCGCTGCGTGATTGGGTCACCAACCCGGCCATCTTCAACCAGCCGCTCACCTCGCTGCCCGTCTGCAGCATCCCCGTCTACAAGCTGCCCGAGGGCTCGCCCACACTGCTCAGCTCCCAGGACCGCGCCAACACAGCCAGCGTCAAGATGCCCAAATCTGTTGCCGCCGCCTGCTCCGACCCGGGGAAGCTGGATGTGGCGCGGGACAAAGTGTCGGCAGGGTCGCCCCTTCAGGGCAGCAGCGAGGCTCGGTTCTGGTCGGGCCACAGCAACGACAGCGAACACAGCCTGTCGCCGTCTGACCTCGGCTCCCCGTCCTCGCCGAGAGACGCGTTGGAGGCTCTGGACGCCGCGGCCGTCCAGTCGGTCCTGGAGTGTGTGGACAGGATGGCACCAGGACTCGCCAAGACAGACCTGGCTGAGGTcaaagagcagctgaagaaCAACAAGAAACTGGCAAAGATGATCGGACACATCTTTGAAATGAGCGACGACGACCCGcgaagggaggaggagattcGTAAATACAGCGCCATCTACGGACGCTTCGACTCCAAGAGGAGGGACGGCAAACACCTGACACTCCATGAG CTGACGGTGAACGAAGCGGCGGCTCAGCTCTGTATGCGGGACATGGCTCTGCTGACACGCCGAGACGAGCTGTTCGGACTCGCCCGGCAGATTTCCAGAGAAGTCACCTACAAATACACCTACCGCACCAGCAA GTCTCGCTGTGGAGACAGAGACGAGCCGTCACCTAAAAGGATTAAAACAGAG GAGAACTTCTTCGACATCCAGGAGGCGCTGCAGGCCATCCACATGAGGCAGGAGATGCTGAGGGAGCAGCTGGCCTGCGCCAAGTCGAAAGGAGAGGAAACCATCGGACGAAATCTGCAG ATGCAGCTGGAGCGTCTGCTGGCGAGGCAGATGGAGATCCTGCAGGACGCCGCCGTCCAGGAGCGACTTCAGGCTCTTGACTGGAGGATCCCCCCCGCCGCCTTAAAGTACCTCAACGACGCCCACAATACCAACGGAGCCGCCGGCGACTCCAGCAGAGACAACCAAG ATGAACGACCAATCAACTTGCGGGTGGTTAGTCAAAACATGCAGGAAGGTGACCTCCCACTGGGCAAGCAGCTAGCCAATGAGCTTAAGCGCCATCACaaccataacaacaacaacaacaacaacaacacagacgAGACCAAAACACCAGCAACAG AAAATGGGACGTCGCAGCGGGCATCCAGCAACGCAGAAAAGAAGACCATCAAGTCAGAACCAGAAGACTCCACATAG